From a single Nostoc sp. MS1 genomic region:
- a CDS encoding NACHT domain-containing protein, which produces MADTLTLGFLLFKAVEAIVTKIVESAWEPAKAGLQESIRRRVGKDEESKRSEVFAQAVATARQQTIKETDDFQKAEQVLKLIDDPDFQDVRPRVAEEAAKIMLFSDTPDIDSLTKLLSKYLGYRQAIYAEAATTSETVTLILSIFFKKLRSALLDLEPYKSLLIQHEILRSQYEQTLTLKEISGKLSPEDYDNEEQYRQQVAVMNRELGFVGIPELKDSSPITIKDIFVRLRASRESNSVDVQEDSSTEEHKQLVEKQQTRSREEILLDEAFKEASYMVILGDPGAGKTTLLKHLTVICAEGRAETELGLKTANGMPLLPIFVSLRAFEAEASIRNLDYGLIDYFCTYSYENLGLKKIPPRFFQTALDEKLCIVCLDGLDEVGSAGNRAKICDAVIALANRFPGNHYIVTSRIVGYQEAPLNRRDFIHYTISELQDDDIRDFVTKWYTKREPDEVQRKTQINTLINTIQDEPRIQSLARNPLLLTIITLVHRIEAELPNERVKLYDKCVTALVETWEKVKGLTIEEKQRPFYKGRRRLLEQLAYELHTRAEEPGQVQKVKKGTLELMLAGFLQQNKNLGLADDHDTALDEAKAFVSLIKGRTGLLIEIGEGVFSFPHLTFQEYLAACDIERRYINKTGAIWEAIKEHLHNAHWQEVILLLLGSLNRYDEAATELVQQILEAGKSDKFEPVLHRHLYLVARALADRVDVAMDVRRQAVDELLAIACDKTISWERKNAFAALSKLEGNEYAIKGLLELAQNQQREANERRWAAESLGELKCEDDAVQVLLELAQNQQLEANERRQAAESLGKLQREDDAAQLLLELAQNQQLEANERRWAAESLGELKREDNAAQVLLELAQNQQLGANQRRWAAESLGKLKREDDAAQVLLELVQNQQLDSYECRRTVESLIELKREDQAVQVLLKLLKTRQFGSYERRWAIQSLLELNHQEQALQVLLELLKTSQINSYEYRRTIDIWLELNHQDQAAQVLLELAQNQQLDASERRQAAENLGKLNYFQDQAAQVLLELAQNQQLDASERRQAAENLGKLNYFQDQAAQVLLELAQNQQLDASERRQAAENLGKLNYFQDQAAQVLLELAQNQQLDASERRQAAENLGKLNYFQDQAAQVLLELAQNQQLDASERRQTAENLGKLNYFQDQAAQVLLELAQNQQLDASERRWAAKNLRKLNYFQDQVAQVLLELAQNQQLDASERRWAAESLGELNHFQDQAAQVLLELVQSQQLDSYERQSALENLLKLNHQDQAAQILLELLQSQQLNAYERRWAINNLLKLNHQDQAAQVLLELVQSQQLDSYERQWAIENLLKLNHQDRAEQILLELVQNQQLNAYERQRVADSLKQILSV; this is translated from the coding sequence ATGGCGGATACACTCACTCTTGGTTTTCTGCTTTTTAAAGCAGTCGAGGCAATTGTGACGAAAATCGTTGAGTCAGCTTGGGAACCAGCAAAGGCAGGTCTTCAGGAAAGTATCCGCCGTCGGGTAGGCAAAGATGAAGAGAGTAAGCGCAGTGAAGTTTTTGCCCAAGCTGTAGCTACTGCCCGCCAGCAGACAATTAAAGAAACTGACGACTTTCAAAAGGCAGAACAGGTCTTGAAATTGATCGATGATCCAGATTTCCAAGATGTTCGCCCTAGAGTGGCGGAAGAGGCAGCTAAAATAATGCTGTTTTCTGATACTCCTGATATTGATAGTCTGACAAAGTTATTAAGCAAGTATCTCGGCTACAGACAAGCAATATATGCTGAAGCTGCCACCACATCAGAAACAGTAACTCTTATTTTATCAATCTTTTTTAAGAAACTACGCTCTGCTTTACTTGATCTAGAACCTTACAAATCGCTCTTAATTCAACACGAGATCCTGCGTAGCCAGTATGAACAGACCCTAACTTTGAAAGAAATTTCTGGTAAACTATCCCCTGAAGACTACGATAATGAGGAGCAATATCGCCAGCAAGTAGCGGTAATGAATCGTGAATTAGGATTTGTGGGTATTCCCGAATTGAAAGATTCATCACCAATCACAATTAAAGATATCTTTGTGCGTCTGCGAGCCAGTCGAGAAAGCAATAGTGTAGATGTGCAAGAAGATAGTTCAACAGAAGAACACAAACAGCTAGTAGAAAAACAACAAACCCGGAGTCGAGAAGAAATACTTTTAGACGAAGCTTTTAAAGAGGCTTCGTATATGGTAATTTTAGGTGATCCAGGTGCAGGCAAGACAACACTACTCAAGCATTTAACAGTTATTTGTGCAGAAGGAAGAGCAGAAACAGAACTAGGGCTAAAAACAGCAAATGGAATGCCTTTGTTACCAATATTTGTGTCTCTGCGTGCATTCGAGGCTGAGGCTTCTATTCGCAATTTAGACTATGGCTTAATCGACTACTTCTGCACCTATAGCTACGAAAATTTAGGACTTAAAAAAATCCCTCCCAGATTTTTTCAGACAGCTTTGGATGAAAAACTTTGTATAGTCTGTCTCGATGGATTAGATGAGGTTGGCTCGGCAGGAAATCGCGCTAAAATTTGCGACGCTGTAATAGCCTTGGCTAATCGCTTCCCTGGCAACCACTATATTGTTACCTCACGGATAGTAGGTTATCAAGAAGCTCCGCTCAATCGTCGTGATTTCATCCACTATACTATTTCTGAACTTCAAGATGATGATATTCGTGATTTTGTAACCAAATGGTACACGAAGCGAGAACCTGACGAAGTACAGCGTAAAACGCAGATTAATACACTCATCAACACCATACAGGATGAACCTCGGATTCAAAGTCTAGCCCGTAACCCCCTATTATTGACAATTATTACCTTAGTACACCGTATTGAAGCTGAACTGCCAAACGAGCGAGTTAAACTCTATGACAAGTGTGTAACTGCTTTAGTGGAAACCTGGGAGAAGGTTAAAGGATTGACAATTGAAGAAAAGCAACGTCCCTTTTATAAAGGGCGGCGACGGCTACTAGAGCAATTAGCTTATGAGCTGCATACAAGAGCTGAAGAACCAGGACAGGTGCAAAAAGTCAAAAAAGGCACACTGGAACTCATGTTAGCCGGATTTTTACAGCAGAACAAAAACTTGGGACTTGCCGATGACCATGACACGGCGCTTGATGAAGCAAAAGCTTTTGTGTCACTGATTAAAGGGCGTACAGGACTTTTGATAGAAATAGGTGAGGGAGTTTTCAGTTTCCCGCACTTAACATTTCAAGAGTATTTAGCTGCCTGCGACATTGAAAGGCGATATATTAACAAGACAGGGGCGATTTGGGAAGCAATTAAAGAACACTTGCACAATGCTCACTGGCAAGAAGTCATCTTATTACTGCTAGGTAGCTTGAATAGATATGATGAGGCTGCTACTGAGCTAGTACAACAGATTTTAGAAGCGGGCAAGAGTGATAAATTTGAGCCAGTACTCCACCGTCATCTATATTTGGTCGCCCGTGCATTGGCTGACCGCGTAGATGTGGCTATGGATGTGCGTCGTCAAGCCGTAGATGAGCTGTTAGCTATTGCCTGTGATAAAACTATTTCCTGGGAAAGGAAAAATGCTTTCGCTGCTCTCTCAAAACTTGAGGGAAATGAGTATGCGATTAAAGGTTTACTAGAATTAGCACAAAACCAACAACGTGAGGCGAATGAGCGCCGATGGGCAGCCGAAAGTTTGGGAGAACTTAAGTGTGAAGACGATGCAGTACAAGTACTACTAGAACTGGCACAAAACCAGCAACTTGAGGCCAATGAGCGCCGACAAGCAGCCGAAAGTCTGGGAAAACTTCAGCGTGAAGACGATGCTGCACAATTACTACTAGAACTGGCACAAAACCAGCAACTTGAGGCCAATGAGCGCCGATGGGCAGCCGAAAGTCTGGGAGAACTTAAGCGTGAAGACAATGCAGCACAAGTACTACTAGAACTGGCACAAAACCAGCAGCTTGGAGCGAATCAGCGCCGATGGGCAGCCGAAAGTCTAGGAAAACTGAAGCGTGAAGACGATGCAGCACAAGTACTACTAGAACTAGTCCAAAACCAGCAACTTGATTCTTATGAGTGCCGACGGACTGTTGAGAGTTTGATAGAACTCAAGCGCGAAGACCAAGCCGTACAAGTACTACTAAAACTGTTAAAAACTAGACAATTTGGTTCTTATGAACGTCGGTGGGCTATTCAAAGTTTGTTAGAACTCAATCATCAAGAGCAAGCACTACAAGTACTGCTAGAACTGTTAAAAACTAGCCAAATTAATTCTTACGAGTACCGAAGAACTATCGATATTTGGTTAGAACTCAATCATCAAGACCAAGCAGCACAAGTACTACTAGAACTAGCACAAAACCAGCAACTTGATGCTAGTGAACGCCGACAGGCGGCCGAGAATTTAGGAAAACTCAACTACTTTCAAGACCAAGCAGCACAAGTACTACTAGAACTGGCGCAAAACCAGCAACTTGATGCTAGTGAGCGCCGACAGGCGGCCGAGAATTTAGGAAAACTCAACTACTTTCAAGACCAAGCAGCACAAGTACTACTAGAACTGGCGCAAAACCAGCAACTTGATGCTAGTGAGCGCCGACAGGCGGCCGAGAATTTAGGAAAACTCAACTACTTTCAAGACCAAGCAGCACAAGTACTACTAGAACTGGCGCAAAACCAGCAACTTGATGCTAGTGAGCGCCGACAGGCGGCCGAGAATTTAGGAAAACTCAACTACTTTCAAGACCAAGCAGCACAAGTACTACTAGAACTGGCGCAAAACCAGCAACTTGATGCTAGCGAGCGCCGACAGACGGCCGAGAATTTAGGAAAACTCAACTACTTTCAAGACCAAGCAGCACAAGTACTACTAGAATTGGCACAAAACCAGCAACTTGATGCTAGTGAGCGCCGATGGGCAGCCAAGAATTTAAGAAAACTCAACTACTTCCAAGACCAAGTAGCACAAGTACTACTAGAACTGGCGCAAAACCAGCAACTTGATGCTAGTGAGCGCCGATGGGCAGCTGAGAGTCTAGGAGAACTCAACCACTTTCAAGACCAAGCAGCACAAGTACTGCTAGAACTGGTACAAAGCCAGCAACTTGATTCTTATGAACGTCAGTCAGCTCTTGAGAATTTGTTAAAACTCAATCATCAAGACCAAGCAGCACAAATACTGCTAGAACTGTTACAAAGCCAGCAACTTAATGCTTATGAACGTCGGTGGGCTATTAACAATTTATTAAAACTCAATCATCAAGACCAAGCAGCACAAGTACTACTAGAACTGGTACAAAGCCAGCAACTTGATTCTTATGAACGTCAGTGGGCTATTGAGAATTTGTTAAAACTCAATCATCAAGACCGAGCAGAACAAATACTACTAGAACTAGTACAAAATCAGCAACTTAATGCTTATGAGCGTCAAAGGGTAGCTGATTCTTTAAAACAAATACTCTCAGTGTGA
- a CDS encoding histidine phosphatase family protein: MNKTLYLVRHCQATGKNPDAPLTTEGQAQAKLLVDLLRDTGIERIISSPYVRAYQSIVPLANYLGLEIEIDHRLIERVLSPTPLDNWRKSLEETFSNLDLCFVGGESSHTAMNRGVAVVHEVLKQPINTSVIVTHGNLMTLMLKHFDQHIGYSEWANLRNPDVYYVQFCKDEIFVKHTLI, encoded by the coding sequence ATGAATAAAACCTTATATCTGGTCAGACATTGCCAAGCAACTGGAAAGAATCCTGATGCACCTTTGACGACAGAGGGACAAGCACAAGCAAAGCTGTTGGTAGATTTATTGCGTGATACCGGAATAGAGCGAATTATTTCTAGTCCCTACGTAAGAGCTTATCAATCCATTGTCCCGCTTGCAAATTACCTGGGTTTAGAGATTGAGATAGATCATCGACTTATAGAACGTGTGTTGAGTCCGACACCGCTTGATAATTGGCGTAAAAGCTTAGAGGAGACATTTAGCAATCTGGATCTTTGTTTTGTGGGTGGTGAATCAAGTCATACTGCAATGAACCGTGGAGTTGCTGTAGTCCATGAAGTATTAAAACAACCTATAAACACAAGCGTTATTGTCACACATGGTAATTTGATGACGCTGATGTTAAAGCATTTTGATCAGCACATAGGTTATTCAGAATGGGCCAATCTGCGTAACCCAGATGTTTATTATGTACAATTCTGTAAGGATGAAATATTTGTCAAGCATACTTTGATTTAG
- a CDS encoding basic amino acid ABC transporter substrate-binding protein, translating into MINIRKLIYPWRYLFLSLCCLLLITACNTLAPNTQSDNKSLKVATDPTFIPFEFQTPQGELVGFEIDLMRAIAQAVGLTVNFESLPFDGMISTLQAKRVDAAISGITITKERLKTIAFSRPYFKAGLAITVREDNQDIKDFNSLQEKKIGVQIGSTGADFAKTIPNAKIITYNSGPDFFQDLHNGNIDAVISDAFATLYAVKNGNLKGLKVVADLLTEEYYGIATPQNSPHLDAINKGIDIVLSNGTYKQIYQKWFNVEPSQLPVELPLK; encoded by the coding sequence ATGATTAATATAAGAAAGTTAATTTACCCGTGGCGATATCTGTTCCTCAGCTTATGCTGTTTACTCTTAATAACTGCCTGTAATACTCTAGCTCCTAATACACAATCAGATAATAAATCTCTCAAAGTAGCTACAGACCCGACTTTTATTCCCTTTGAGTTTCAAACGCCGCAAGGTGAATTGGTAGGTTTTGAGATTGATTTGATGAGGGCGATCGCACAAGCAGTAGGTTTAACTGTAAACTTTGAAAGTCTGCCTTTTGATGGTATGATTTCCACCCTACAAGCCAAAAGAGTTGATGCTGCTATTAGTGGAATTACCATTACCAAAGAACGCCTGAAAACCATCGCCTTTTCCCGCCCCTATTTTAAAGCTGGACTAGCAATTACTGTGCGCGAAGACAACCAAGATATTAAAGATTTTAATAGCCTTCAAGAGAAAAAAATTGGTGTACAAATCGGTTCCACAGGCGCTGATTTTGCTAAGACTATCCCGAATGCGAAAATAATTACATATAATTCCGGCCCAGATTTTTTTCAAGACCTACACAATGGTAATATTGATGCAGTTATTAGTGATGCTTTCGCTACTTTATATGCAGTGAAAAATGGTAATCTCAAAGGTCTTAAAGTTGTTGCAGATTTACTGACTGAAGAATATTATGGCATTGCTACGCCTCAAAATTCTCCTCATTTGGATGCTATTAACAAAGGTATAGATATCGTCTTATCTAATGGTACTTACAAACAGATTTACCAAAAATGGTTTAACGTCGAACCATCTCAATTACCAGTAGAATTGCCACTTAAGTAA
- a CDS encoding FAD-dependent oxidoreductase, giving the protein MNSNVRQDASEINLDANVLIIGGGPAGTWAAWSAAKNGAKVVLVDKGYCGTSGAAAASGNGVWYVPPDPEQREAAMASREAMGGFLADRDWMTRVLDRTYDNINSLADWGYAFSVDANGQVIRRSLQGPEYMRFMRKKIKQAGVTILDHSPALELLIDAQGSVAGAKGINRQSGERWTVKAGAVVIATGGCAFLSKALGCNVLTGDGLLMAAEAGADFSGMEFSNAYAIAPAFSSVTKTRYYDWASFTYEDGTPIEGAGSKRGRSVIAKTLLTQPVYARLDQNMDEETKAWMRKSQPNFFVVFDRAGIDPFTQRFPITLRLEGTVRGTGGIRIADYTCATSVKGLYAAGDAATRELICGGFTGGGSHNAAWAMSSGYWSGQSAANYALSLGEANHRSVQGVGEAGLQGGGHSQFSPDEAIAATQAEVFPYDRNLFRTATGLSASLNRLDNLWQEIRHSRKPDDSQIVRSREAAAMVATARWMYNSGLQRQETRGMHKRMDYLQKDPNQQYRLLSGGLDKIWVKPESVVTNRELVTV; this is encoded by the coding sequence ATGAATAGTAATGTTCGTCAAGATGCCTCTGAGATTAATTTAGATGCTAATGTCTTAATTATTGGAGGCGGGCCGGCCGGGACTTGGGCGGCTTGGAGTGCAGCTAAAAATGGAGCAAAGGTTGTTTTAGTAGATAAGGGGTATTGCGGTACAAGTGGTGCGGCCGCAGCTTCTGGTAATGGTGTGTGGTATGTTCCACCAGATCCAGAACAACGGGAAGCAGCAATGGCAAGCCGGGAAGCGATGGGGGGTTTTCTGGCAGACCGCGACTGGATGACTAGGGTATTAGATCGCACCTACGACAACATTAACTCTCTAGCAGATTGGGGCTATGCTTTCAGTGTGGATGCCAATGGGCAAGTGATTCGCCGCTCTTTGCAAGGCCCAGAGTATATGCGCTTTATGCGGAAAAAGATTAAGCAAGCAGGGGTGACAATTTTAGATCATAGTCCAGCTTTAGAGTTGCTGATAGATGCACAAGGATCTGTGGCGGGAGCGAAGGGGATTAATCGTCAATCAGGAGAGCGTTGGACAGTTAAGGCTGGAGCAGTTGTGATTGCTACAGGTGGTTGTGCTTTCTTGAGTAAGGCTCTTGGTTGTAACGTTCTGACAGGAGATGGCTTATTGATGGCAGCCGAGGCTGGTGCTGACTTCTCTGGCATGGAATTTTCTAATGCTTATGCGATCGCTCCGGCTTTTTCTTCTGTCACAAAAACTCGTTATTACGATTGGGCTTCTTTCACCTATGAAGATGGTACTCCGATTGAGGGTGCAGGTTCTAAGCGTGGTCGTTCTGTAATTGCCAAAACTTTGTTAACCCAGCCAGTTTATGCTCGTCTCGACCAAAATATGGACGAGGAAACAAAGGCTTGGATGCGGAAGTCTCAACCTAACTTCTTTGTGGTCTTTGACCGCGCGGGAATTGACCCCTTTACCCAACGATTCCCCATCACCTTACGTTTGGAAGGAACAGTACGCGGTACTGGTGGGATTCGGATTGCCGACTATACCTGTGCTACCTCCGTCAAAGGACTATATGCGGCAGGTGACGCAGCAACTAGAGAGTTAATCTGCGGTGGTTTTACAGGTGGTGGTAGTCATAATGCAGCTTGGGCAATGTCTTCTGGCTATTGGTCAGGACAATCTGCGGCTAACTATGCGCTGAGTTTAGGAGAAGCCAACCACCGCAGCGTACAGGGAGTTGGCGAAGCTGGATTACAAGGTGGAGGTCATAGTCAATTCTCACCAGATGAAGCGATCGCCGCAACTCAAGCTGAAGTTTTCCCCTATGATCGCAATCTTTTCCGCACCGCTACAGGGTTAAGCGCATCTCTAAATAGACTAGATAACCTCTGGCAAGAAATCCGCCATAGTCGTAAACCAGATGATAGCCAAATTGTGCGATCGCGCGAAGCTGCCGCAATGGTGGCTACTGCACGTTGGATGTACAACAGTGGTTTGCAACGTCAGGAAACTAGAGGTATGCACAAGCGCATGGATTACCTCCAAAAAGATCCTAACCAGCAATATCGATTGTTGAGTGGCGGATTGGATAAGATTTGGGTAAAACCTGAGTCTGTAGTTACCAATCGGGAATTAGTGACAGTTTAA
- a CDS encoding helix-turn-helix domain-containing protein encodes MRSHQLCISSLWKALRVPQANLSFHLKALREANLVCFRQRGCLIYYSLNLPQFIAL; translated from the coding sequence TTGCGATCGCATCAACTGTGTATTAGCAGTTTGTGGAAAGCTTTAAGAGTACCTCAAGCCAACCTGTCTTTTCACCTCAAAGCTTTGAGAGAAGCGAATTTAGTCTGCTTTCGTCAAAGAGGATGCTTGATTTATTACAGTCTGAATTTGCCGCAATTTATTGCTTTATAA
- a CDS encoding sulfate ABC transporter substrate-binding protein, which translates to MHTYIVKLWQALKHRRFICLFLVGISVSIVMTACSRVNVDNTIATSAASTADVKLTFVSYSVTKDAYDRIIPKFIQKWKQEHNQNLTFTQSYDGSGSQTLNVIDGLEADIVHLSLALDIDKLVQKGFIQPGWEKEAPNNGVVTQSVVAIATREGNPKNIQTWIDLTRKGVSVITANPKTSGGARWNFLGLWGFATKNGSNENQALDFVSKVYKNVPSLPKTAHNASELFFKQGQGDALLNYENEMILAKQKGEKFSYVVPDVNISIENPIAVVDKNVEQHGTRKVAEAFMQYLYTPEVQTEFAKIGFRPVNSSEVKDPSNNFPQVKTLLKAEDLGGWRSIGDKFFSEGAIFDKIQAQKS; encoded by the coding sequence ATCCACACTTACATTGTTAAGCTTTGGCAAGCTCTAAAACATCGACGGTTTATCTGCTTATTTTTGGTGGGCATCAGTGTCAGTATAGTTATGACCGCTTGCTCTAGGGTTAACGTTGACAATACTATTGCTACAAGTGCAGCTTCTACTGCTGATGTCAAGCTAACTTTTGTGTCTTATTCAGTAACAAAAGACGCATATGATCGCATTATTCCTAAATTCATCCAAAAGTGGAAACAAGAGCATAACCAAAACTTGACTTTCACTCAAAGTTATGATGGGTCTGGTTCCCAAACCCTAAATGTAATTGATGGTTTAGAGGCTGATATCGTACACCTGTCATTAGCTCTTGACATCGATAAACTTGTCCAAAAAGGTTTTATTCAGCCGGGTTGGGAAAAAGAAGCACCTAATAATGGAGTTGTAACTCAATCAGTAGTTGCAATAGCCACTCGTGAAGGAAATCCCAAAAATATTCAAACTTGGATAGATTTAACCCGAAAAGGAGTAAGCGTAATTACAGCTAACCCGAAAACCTCTGGTGGTGCGCGTTGGAACTTCCTGGGTTTATGGGGCTTTGCTACAAAAAATGGCTCTAATGAAAATCAAGCATTAGATTTTGTTTCCAAGGTCTATAAAAATGTACCTTCATTGCCTAAGACTGCTCACAATGCCAGCGAATTGTTCTTCAAACAAGGTCAGGGTGATGCGTTACTCAATTATGAAAACGAAATGATTCTCGCAAAACAAAAAGGTGAGAAGTTTTCATATGTTGTGCCTGATGTAAACATATCTATTGAAAATCCAATTGCAGTGGTGGATAAAAATGTCGAGCAACATGGCACTCGAAAGGTTGCCGAAGCATTTATGCAATATCTCTATACTCCAGAGGTACAAACAGAGTTTGCCAAAATCGGATTTCGCCCCGTTAATAGTTCAGAAGTAAAAGATCCTAGTAACAATTTTCCTCAAGTTAAAACTTTACTGAAAGCTGAGGATTTAGGAGGATGGCGCAGTATTGGCGATAAATTCTTCAGTGAAGGCGCTATTTTTGACAAAATTCAAGCTCAGAAATCTTGA